One window of Kryptolebias marmoratus isolate JLee-2015 linkage group LG3, ASM164957v2, whole genome shotgun sequence genomic DNA carries:
- the LOC108250052 gene encoding protein AF-17-like, whose translation MLQSLHSLQQENQRLQDQILSLTAKKDRLQLLNTELAVPFPPHVLAAPSAQISFLLSSQDPLSTNKSPASKSCFLNDASFVTSSEELHSGSPSRSSSSLSFQSTPPPQQSPASFAQLNGSALPVVGGLMSPQLSVNGVLGGLNGVIQSPQPMLPALRPQPPPLNPQTLAQSFQHPKSASPSALLSEQQKQLLLEQQLQHFLTSQNFTPDQQMMVCQLLQRQRELQRLTLTGSLTSTPNSPLVSQSPGLLPSTTASPLQGGQGGGGLFGLQDNALHKPGAAGEKGGNKNG comes from the exons ATGCTCCAGTCGCTTCACTCCCTGCAGCAGGAGAACCAGCGCCTCCAGGACCAGATCCTCAGCCTGACCGCCAAGAAGGACCGCCTACAGCTGCTCAACACGGAGCTCGCCGTCCCCTTCCCGCCGCACGTCCTCGCCGCCCCGTCGGCGCAGATCAGCTTCCTGTTGTCCTCCCAAG ACCCTCTGAGCACCAATAAAAGCCCCGCCTCCAAAAGCTGCTTCCTGAACGACGCCTCCTTCGTGACATCATCAGAG gagcTTCACTCCGGGAGTCCGTCCCGCAGCAGCTCCTCGCTCTCCTTCCAGAGCACGCCGCCCCCCCAGCAGAGCCCCGCCTCCTTCGCTCAGCTGAACGGCTCTGCTCTGCCCGTGGTGGGGGGGCTCATGAGCCCTCAGCTGAGCGTGAACGGCGTGCTCGGCGGTCTGAACGGCGTGATCCAGTCTCCTCAGCCGATGCTCCCCGCCCTCCGCCCACAGCCGCCGCCGCTCAACCCCCAGACCCTGGCTCAGAGTTTCCAGCACCCGAAGAGCGCCAGCCC GTCCGCGCTTCTGTccgagcagcagaagcagcttcttttggagcagcagctgcagcacttcctCACCTCGCAGAACTTCACTCCG GACCAGCAGATGATGGTgtgtcagctgctgcagagacagagggagCTGCAGCGCCTCACGCTGACTGGATCGCTCACCTCCACCCCGAACTCACCTCTGGTCTCCCAGTCGCCCGGCCTGCTGCCCTCGACCACAGCCTCCCCCCTGCAGGGTGGCCAGGGAGGGGGGGGCCTCTTCGGCCTGCAGGACAACGCCCTCCACAAACCCGGG GCTGCAGGAGAGAAGGGAGGAAACAAGAACGGCTGA